In Aspergillus flavus chromosome 3, complete sequence, one genomic interval encodes:
- a CDS encoding PAK-related kinase, producing the protein MPTFVPFPLLVSALLLFSLPAVSPPSYFFHPPYMISLEDQARIPSSMSLFTIPLYRRFTEAFKDGWLKGRREPKMRLPVWPSSDHLARPRFGFGVSSELEQRVLHNEKFGQPLEKTFFAPGSSFASKEFFEAPPLAYCKTIQERIEEGQRSGSVGQKCYSRPGESEFPISQSSQYSSPYHQTSYPADYFSLSPHDEPIDETAPIQKLNSRGLAEEQAVKSQDSLLPPTPEPLRYCDLRENKTVFPKPSISTMDPPRGSKFLDPTSAMAAITKHKAEAIKLAREQGVAVQEMCRRAKTDTPPYEFEELIGKGAYGRVYKGHQLPSRKVVAIKVMDIDSLDYKSVRDFRDESIKDFIHETKVMKQVKDSGAKNINEIIEAISIHSQLWLVCEYCPGGSVRTLMRATGDQLDEKFLIPVARELAAGLRAIHDAGIIHRDIKAANILIHEEGRLQICDFGVAGVLQSQLDKRSTWIGTPHWMPPEMFSTRGEAHKYGSEIDVWAYGCTLFEIATGNPPNSNLRERMQIGRQLNRVAPKLENAKYSEGLKDIVSYVLESNPSNRPTMADVQLHAYIADTEEAYPTSSLSELVRIYYQWSQRGGQRISLFHPGGAAAAEMPGTTMDSDSDWNFSTTDGFERRFSVIDLDQIAASLAEMEDEISTTNMQPPRESFDDPAERAMTKEDQANFDERVRRGAEAMEGLFNEEKPSYTYETKNDFVPIEEKQPVSDLPLRTETDRSSVTSTFIDIDIGSFDSSHYAAGASSAQPFQLADADTIKANRSSGRQSRNPSDSRSRSSSSDVSNREIQDLTYQPQSGPRPPTMDWKFPVFMQAPEQEPQTESQTESQTESQTESQTESQTEPQTEPQMETSQEPASVEPESTARRATMDWTFPVMTAATGEDQDGNVDDMDNSRYDTLRAPVLDLEPAAPMRPTSIGEPGDSRPSTSASTHSRASVSISSDTDYDPFRFDRPSTPPGGIPPQRQILENDYPELLTSTDDQDDDQSSVLDGPGPDEEESHPVWQDNSGVSDPTLQSEPFPTAIPTKDLEPNPPFAGRDDSPSSEPLPTVRRAPLPSALDGMEPILFPDLVPPRLEVMHEGADEGDVTAEMDRLLGDLLSALSATGEALSRTRFGPEVANGKSSTPEIPE; encoded by the exons ATGCCGACTTTCgttcctttccccctcctcgTTTCTGctctgttgttgttttcccTCCCTGCTgtttcccctccttcctATTTCTTCCACCCGCCATACATGATAAGCCTGGAAGATCAGGCGCGTATTCCTTCATCCATGTCCTTGTTTACCATCCCACTATATCGTCGTTTCACGGAAGCTTTCAAGGATGGGTGGCTCAAAGGTCGCAGAGAACCGAAGATGCGCCTGCCGGTTTGGCCTTCTTCTGACCATCTGGCCCGTC CGCGTTTTGGCTTTGGGGTCTCATCTGAGCTTGAACAGAGAGTGCTGCATAACGAGAAGTTTGGACAGCCGTTAGAAAAGACATTCTTTGCACCTGGTAGCAGTTTCGCTTCAAAAGAA TTCTTCGAGGCACCTCCACTCGCCTATTGTAAAACCATTCAAGAGCGCATCGAGGAAGGCCA AAGATCAGGCAGTGTTGGGCAGAAGTGTTACTCCCGGCCCGGAGAAAGTGAATTTCCCATCTCGCAGTCGTCGCAGTATTCCTCGCCTTACCACCAAACCTCCTACCCCGCCGACTATTTCTCACTCTCTCCACACGACGAGCCTATTGACGAAACAGCTCCAATCCAGAAGCTGAATTCTCGGGGCCTGGCCGAAGAGCAAGCAGTCAAAAGCCAGGACTCGTTACTTCCTCCAACACCGGAGCCCTTGAGATATTGCGATCTGCGTGAAAACAAGACAGTCTTTCCCAAGCCCTCGATCTCTACCATGGATCCTCCTCGTGGCTCTAAGTTCCTGGACCCGACGTCTGCCATGGCCGCTATTACGAAGCACAAAGCAGAGGCCATCAAGCTTGCGCGTGAGCAGGGCGTCGCGGTCCAGGAGATGTGTCGTAGAGCGAAAACTGATACTCCCCCGTATGAATTCGAGGAGTTGATTGGCAAAGGTGCTTATGGTCGCGTTTACAAAGGCCACCAACTGCCCTCGCGCAAAGTGGTTGCGATCAAAGTCATGGATATTGATTCGTTGGACTACAAGAGTGTTCGGGACTTCCGCGACGAATCTATAAAAGACTTCATTCATGAGACGAAGGTCATGAAACAGGTTAAAGATTCAGGAGCAAAGAATATCAACGAAATAATTGAAGCTATCTCTATTCACTCGCAGCTGTGGTTGGTGTGTGAGTACTGCCCCGGTGGAAGCGTCAGGACATTG ATGAGAGCTACGGGTGATCAACTGGATGAAAAGTTTCTCATCCCTGTAGCCCGTGAGCTTGCTGCTGGCTTACGTGCTATCCACGACGCTGGCATCATTCACCGAGATATCAAAG CGGCCAATATCCTGATTCACGAGGAGGGTCGATTGCAAATTTGCGACTTCGGTGTGGCTGGAGTGCTACAATCACAGTTGGACAAGCGGTCGACCTGGATTGGAACACCCCACTGGATGCCACCAGAGATGTTTTCTACGCGCGGCGAAGCACACAAATATGGTAGCGAG ATCGATGTATGGGCCTATGGCTGCACGCTGTTCGAAATCGCAACGGGAAACCCCCCGAACTCAAATTTGCGAGAGCGAATGCAGATAGGAAGACAACTTAACCGCGTCGCTCCCAAATTGGAAAATGCCAAATACAGTGAAGGGCTTAAAGACATTGTCTCTTATGTGTTAGAATCAAACCCTTCTAATCGACCAACCATGGCAGACGTACAATTGCATGCATATATTGCGGATACTGAGGAGGCCTATCCCACATCGTCTCTGAGTGAGCTAGTGCGAATCTATTATCAGTGGTCGCAGCGGGGAGGACAGCGGATCTCCTTATTCCACCCTGGAGGCGCAGCGGCCGCGGAGATGCCAGGCACAACTATGGACTCAGATAGCGACTGGAATTTCAGTACCACTGATGGGTTTGAACGAAGATTCTCTGTCATTGACCTTGACCAGATAGCTGCATCTTTGGCAGAGATGGAGGACGAAATTAGCACTACTAATATGCAGCCTCCACGAGAATCATTCGACGATCCGGCTGAGCGGGCAATGACCAAGGAAGACCAAGCTAACTTCGATGAGCGTGTCCGACGAGGCGCCGAAGCTATGGAGGGACTTTTCAATGAAGAGAAACCAAGCTATACGTACGAGACAAAGAATGATTTTGTCCCCATTGAGGAAAAGCAGCCGGTTTCCGACTTACCTCTCCGCACCGAAACCGATCGCTCTTCCGTCACTTCGACCTTTATCGATATTGACATTGGCTCATTTGATTCCTCGCACTATGCAGCTGGAGCTTCGTCGGCGCAGCCTTTTCAACTTGCTGATGCAGATACTATCAAGGCGAACAGATCTAGTGGTCGTCAATCCCGCAATCCTAGTGATAGTCGTTCCCGCTCATCAAGCAGTGATGTCAGTAACCGTGAAATTCAAGATTTGACTTACCAGCCCCAGAGTGGCCCGCGACCCCCAACAATGGATTGGAAATTCCCAGTTTTCATGCAAGCCCCGGAGCAGGAACCCCAAACGGAATCCCAAACGGAATCCCAAACGGAATCCCAAACGGAATCCCAAACGGAATCCCAAACGGAACCCCAAACGGAACCCCAAATGGAAACCTCGCAGGAACCGGCATCTGTGGAGCCTGAATCCACAGCAAGGCGTGCAACGATGGATTGGACCTTTCCTGTCATGACGGCGGCTACAGGCGAGGACCAGGATGGTAACGTGGATGATATGGATAACAGTCGTTATGATACTCTAAGGGCACCGGTTCTAGACCTTGAGCCTGCGGCGCCGATGCGACCCACTAGTATTGGGGAGCCTGGTGATTCTCGGCCATCCACATCGGCATCCACTCATTCTCGTGCTAGTGTGTCGATAAGCTCGGATACTGACTATGACCCGTTCCGATTTGATCGGCCTTCCACTCCACCGGGCGGCATTCCACCGCAACGGCAAATCTTGGAAAATGACTATCCAGAACTTCTAACATCTACTGATgaccaggatgatgatcagtCATCTGTGTTAGACGGACCTGGAccagatgaggaggagagcCACCCCGTTTGGCAAGATAACTCTGGCGTATCAGATCCGACTCTGCAGTCCGAGCCATTCCCGACTGCCATCCCAACAAAGGACTTAGAGCCCAACCCTCCGTTTGCCGGAAGGGATGACTCTCCATCATCCGAGCCATTACCCACAGTTCGACGCGCTCCACTTCCAAGTGCACTCGATGGAATGGAACCTATTCTATTCCCTGATCTTGTGCCTCCTCGACTTGAAGTGATGCATGAAGGGGCAGATGAGGGTGATGTGACGGCCGAGATGGATCGACTATTA